One Heteronotia binoei isolate CCM8104 ecotype False Entrance Well chromosome 20, APGP_CSIRO_Hbin_v1, whole genome shotgun sequence DNA segment encodes these proteins:
- the COQ7 gene encoding 5-demethoxyubiquinone hydroxylase, mitochondrial codes for MAEVAAALAGRGLRAGCRGLRCREGPRSGWDLQCMHATNKFCSTGTAFESINKPVIDRIIRVDHAGEYGANRIYAGQMAVLGRTSVGPVIQQMWNQEKEHLKKFNDLMVSYRVRPTVLLPFWNVAGFVLGAGTALLGKKAAMACTVAVEESISHHYNNQIRTLMEEDPEKYKELLEIIKKFRDEELEHHDIGLEHDAELAPAYSVLKNAIQIGCKAAIFLSERI; via the exons ATGGCGGAGGTCGCTGCGGCTCTGGCCGGGAGAGGGCTGCGCGCCGGTTGCCGTGGCCTCCGCTGTAGGGAAG GACCAAGAAGCGGATGGGATTTGCAATGCATGCATGCCACTAACAAGTTTTGTAGCACTGGAACAGCCTTTGAAAGCATCAACAAACCAGTTATCGACCGCATAATCCGAGTGGATCATGCAGGAGAATATGGGGCAAACCGCATATATGCAGGCCAGATGGCAGTGTTAGGTCGGACGTCGGTTGGACCAGTGATCCAG CAAATGTGGAATCAGGAAAAAGAACATTTGAAAAAGTTCAACGATTTAATGGTCTCGTATCGAGTCCGGCCCACGGTTCTGTTGCCTTTCTGGAATGTTGCGGGGTTTGTGCTAG GCGCGGGGACAGCCTTGCTCGGCAAAAAGGCCGCCATGGCTTGCACGGTGGCAGTGGAGGAGAGTATCTCTCATCACTACAATAACCAGATCCGAACGCTGATGGAAGAAGATCCGGAAAAGTACAAAGAATTATTAGAG ATAATCAAGAAATTCCGGGATGAGGAGCTAGAGCATCATGACATCGGACTTGAGCATGATGCAGAACTG GCTCCAGCGTATTCTGTTTTGAAGAACGCAATACAGATTGGATGTAAAGCGGCCATATTTTTATCAGAAAGAATATAG
- the LOC132588602 gene encoding carboxylesterase notum2-like: protein MLLLLQVSKSLLVVLLLLLLLLGQALSHSKRFPKLNATTPARKQRGRPSVAMVEDVHQIASPSGESAAPPARSTLAHSKPSRDMKLAFLKNPKVTCNDGTTAGSSTIIVSSSSTIEVAVLPRLDSLDFPGVFFGLTAIGFGNLELVLEEKKCIQYSLLFRCRYYIREQRNSKRWIVFLEGGWCCYNTETCESRHKNSRRLTSSLEWPQTRKGTGILSAHMEENPYWWSANAVFVPYCSSDLWIGTLPKSRQVPYTFMGSLIIQEVIKDLVPKGIKQAKGLLLAGSSAGATGVLLNIDRVAELLAELKAEALQVQGLVDSGWFLIGTKRPRPPGCSDPLTCSPADALKKGLRMWNGLLPEKCKQQFKRGEEWQCFLGHKLYSSLKTPVFVVQWLFDEEQLKLENVRLGSTSILENQRGDIQNLGRELKSSLRDIPAVFAPSCLAHTLVIKSYWTEIQVKGVPLPRALQCWVKSLQKAAQPPKAPLRSSSSCPFRLIDSCLWPHCNPTCPALQDPAGDQEA from the exons atgctgctgctgctacaggtTTCCAAGTCACTGCTAGtggtcctgctgctgctgctgctgctgctggggcaagCGTTGTCTCACAGCAAGCGCTTCCCCAAACTTAATGCAACGACTCCCGCTCGGAAACAAAGGGGTCGTCCTTCAGTTGCCATGGTGGAAGATGTGCACCAAATAGCGTCTCCTAGTGGGGAAAGTGCAGCGCCACCAGCAAGGAGCACTTTGGCCCATTCTAAACCCTCACGTGACATGAAACTCGCCTTTCTAAAGAACCCCAAAGTCACTTGCAACGATGGGACAACCGCTGG GTCGTCcacaattatagtatcctcgtcaagcaccatcgaggTGGCGGTGCTGCCCCGACTGGACTCCTTGGACTTCCCTGGCGTCTTCTTTGGTCTCACCGCCATCGGCTTCGGG AATTTGGAATTAGTGTTGGAAGAGAAGAAATGTATTCAATACTCCCTCCTCTTTCGTTGCAGATACTACATAAGGGAGCAGAGAAATAGCAAGAGGTGGATTGTTTTCTTAGAAG GTGGCTGGTGCTGCTATAACACCGAAACGTGTGAGAGCAGACACAAGAATAGTCGTCGCTTGACAAGTTCATTGGAGTGGCCACAAACAAGAAAAG GGACAGGCATTTTGTCAGCTCACATGGAGGAGAACCCTTACTGGTGGAGTGCAAATGCAGT CTTTGTGCCTTATTGCTCTAGTGACCTTTGGATTGGAACTCTGCCCAAATCACGACAAG TGCCTTATACTTTCATGGGCTCTTTGATTATCCAGGAAGTCATAAAAGACCTTGTCCCCAAAGGAATTAAGCAAGCTAAAGGACTCTTGCTTGCTGGCTCAAG TGCTGGAGCCACAGGTGTCCTGTTGAACATCGATCGGGTCGCAGAACTCTTAGCGGAGctcaaagcagaagctcttcaagtCCAGGGACTTGTCGACTCCGGCTGGTTCCTGATCGGCACCAAGCGGCCGAGACCACCAGGATGTTCAGATCCTTTGACTTGCTCTCCAGCAGATGCTCTCAAGAAAGGGCTCCG AATGTGGAACGGACTCCTTCCAGAGAAATGCAAGCAGCAATTCAAACGGGGCGAGGAGTGGCAATGCTTCCTGGGACATAAGCTGTATTCATCCCTGAAAA CTCCGGTGTTTGTCGTTCAGTGGCTGTTTGATGAGGAACAACTGAAATTAGAAAATGTCCGCCTCGGGAGCACAAGCATTTTGGAAAACCAACGCGGTGACATCCAGAACCTTGGGAGGGAGCTGAAGAGCTCTTTGCGTGACATCCC TGCTGTGTTTGCGCCTTCTTGTCTGGCTCATACGCTGGTAATTAAAAG CTACTGGACAGAAATCCAAGTGAAAGGAGTCCCTCTGCCGCGCGCCTTGCAGTGCTGGGTGAAGAGCCTCCAGAAAGCAGCCCAGCCTCCCAAAGCACCTcttcgcagcagcagcagctgcccctttcgcTTGATTGACAGCTGCTTGTGGCCACACTGCAATCCTACCTGCCCGGCCCTGCAGGACCCTGCTGGAGACCAAGAAGCTTAA